CTGGACGATCCATAAGATTGTTTTGAAGTGGAGCGAGAGCGAGAGCTTAAAGATTGAGAAAGCGGAGATCGGCTTTGATTTTTTTGCGCTCTTTAGGCGCGCTGTTTCAATTAACTCTCTGCTCATCAGAGAGGGGGTTCTCTCTTTTTCCAAAGCCTCAGATGTGCCTGCAGAAGAGCAGATGAGAGAGGCTCTTACTTCGCTCTCCTCTCTTCCATGGAACATACGCATCAGAACCTTGAAAGCACCACACTTCCAAGTTGTAAATAGAGCATCAGATAAGAGTGCATCTTATGATTTAAGCGCAAATGTGCTTATAAAAAACAGAGGAAGGTTCTTCTCCCTTCTATTTAAACTTAGCGGCACAAACTCGGCTTCACTCTTTCTACAAGGTCAGAGAGAGGAGATCTCGGGAAATCTCACCATCGACCTAAATGAGACCGAGCTGCTCTCGCCATTTTTCACTCTTCCTCAAAATGAAAAGCTCTCGCTTCCCTGGCATGCGGCCTCATCATTCACCTTAATTCCTGAGAAGAGGATGCAGGTTAAAGTCGCAAGTCTTGAGCTTGAGAGTCAAATTGGAAAAGCGCGCGGAGAGAATCTCCTGCTGATCGATAGAAAAATTCAAGAAGGAGCGCTCTCATTTGAGATCCCCGACTTGAAGCTCCTATCCCCTTTTCAAGGCTCAATGCAGTCGAAAGTGGTTATTAGTGAGGGAAAGCTGGAGGGGCGGCTCGAGAGTTCCAATTTTAGGGTTGTAGGTGGATTAATCCTCCCGATATCCGCACAAGTAACCGCCACACAGAGCGATGAGATCTGGAGAGGAAGGGTCGATCTCACAGCGAAGCACTCCTCTCTTCTTATCTCTGCAGAGTCCCTATTTAATTTAACAAGAGAGGGAGCCTTAAACTTCGAGGAGATCTTGATCAGAGCTCCTGAGACGCAGCTGGGAGGGAGCTTAAGTCTGCATCTTGCTCCGATTGCAATGAGCGGATCTCTTTTTGGCCACTCACTCAATCTGAGCCACTTTAGACCTCTCTTTCCCAAAGCAGCTCTTGAAGGCAGCGCCGGTTTAGAGTGCCGTTTTATCTCTGCAATTGACGATGGGACGAGCAGAGAGCTCGGTCAGCAGTTGCAATTGCACCTCCAATTGAGAGAGCTTCATGTAGGGGCCTTACAGGCGACCGATCTTTCGATCGACGGCAAAGCGAGCCACCTCTTTGGTAATCCGGCAGCTGTTGCCACAATTGAAGCGGAGCAGCTCCGTTACCGCGACGCGAAAATTAGCTCTCTTTCTGCAAGCACAAGCTTTGAAGAGGAGGCTGGAAGCTTTGAAGTGAGCTCCGCAGGAGAGTGGGAGGAGTCTTTCGAGCTGAATGCAGCTGGCAAATGGAAGAGCGCACCCGAAGGCGTAGAGCTAACGATGGAAAAACTATCTGGCTTCATGAGGAAAAATGCCTTCTTCCTCAAACAGCCGTTTACTTGTGCTTTTGGAGGAGAGACGTTTAAAGTTTCAGATTTCAAGCTTCATGGCGGCCAGGGATTTTTAGAAGGAGATCTACTGTTAAATGAGCAGCAGAGCTCAATTCGCCTTGCGGCAGAACACTTTCCTCTTGAACTCCTCGCTCTTCCCAAGGTGACATTTAAAGGGCCTGCGACCTTTGATGGCTATCTGCAAGGAACTCGAGAGAAGATCGAAGGCAGAGCAAGTCTCGTGTTAGAAGAGGCGGTCCTATCTCAGCAAGGGAAGAGGGATCCTCTGCGCACAAAGGGAACACTTCTTGCCAATGTCGATTCCAATCAGCTTCAAGTTCACGCCCATTTGCGCGCAAATGGCGAGCAGTTCTTAGAGCTGACAGCAACGCTGCCACTCGAGTATGGACTCTCACCCTACTTTATCAGGATCAATCGCGAGAAACCGATTGCAAGCGAGCTCACCGTTGAAGGTGAAGTGGAAGAGATCTTCGACTTTATGAGTGCGCACACCCAGAGAGCTACAGGCAAACTCTCGGCTAGGCTCTTTCTCTCTCATACACTCGCCTCCCCTCGCCTGTTCGGGAGTATTGAAGTAGAAAATGGCTCTTATGAGAACTACTTCATCGGCACAGACTTAAGAGAGATCTCAGCAGCGGCATCTGCCAGCGGAAGGTCTCTGGATATTCTATTTGCAAAGGGCAAAGACGCACAGGGAGGCACGATCGATGCAAGAGGAGTGGTCTACCTCCAACCTGATAAGCGCTTCCCCTACCGCTTTGAGGCGGACTTAACTGCTTGTCGATTTATCAACTTCGATACGATTAGCGCTCAATTTACAGGGCCTGTTGTCATGGAGGGAGATCTGAATGGAGCTCTCGTTAAAGGAACTCTGAATATTGCCCAGGCAAACCTAAATATTCCTGAGAGACTTCCCATGGATCTTCCTGTGCTTCCAATGACATTTATCAATGAACCTCCACACATTCAGGCCTTTGATCTGCCGCCCATCTTCCCTCTCAAGCTCGACCTTAATCTCTCGGCGCCTGGCAAGATCTACATCAGAGGAAAGGGGTTAAACTCTGAGTGGCAGGGAGACGTGCACCTCAAGGGAACTAACATGATCTTCACTGGATCGGGGACTTTGACTCTGGTGAAAGGAGAGTATGAGTTCGCCGGCAAGGTGTTCGAACTGACACAGGGAGAGGTCGCATTTACAGATAAGGCCAACCTCTCCTCGCATCTCAATCTTACGGGTACCCTTGCACTGAATGAGACGACGATATTTGCCCACCTTAGAGGGCCCGTTCTCTCCCCCACACTGACCTTCGAATCTCTCCCCCACCTTCCGACTAGCTCCCTGCTCTCGCTTATCCTCTTTAATAAAGACATCTCAGAGATCTCTCCTTTTCAAGCGATACAGATCGCTCAGACGATCGTCTCGATGTCGGGTGGAGCAGGACCTAACGTGCTCGAGGCGATCCGCAAGAGCTTGGGCGTCGACAGGCTTAGCATCATCTCAGGACAAGAGGGCAGCGACAGCGTCTCTGTGCAGATTGGAAAATACCTCACGCGCGGAGTGCTCGTCACTCTCGTGCAAGGAACCTCATCCAGCCAGGTACAAGTTGAGGTCGATCTGAAAAACGGATTCGTCCTCATCGCAGAAACACAAGAAGAGGAAGAGGGCAAGTTCACACTTAAGTGGAATAAGAATTACTAAGCGTGAATTTTGTTTAGAAAAAGTTGCGTGTGTTGTAACATTTATGTCGCACACGGAGAATTTCATGTCAGTTCAAGTAATTGAAGCTTCCTCTCGCGACTACTTATCAGGACCACATCCCGCTTATCTACTCATCGAACTCGGTAACCAGTATGAGTCGCACCAGATGCAGCTCATCTTAGATGGTAGCCAGAGACAGAGAGAGACGACAAATCAGCTCAAAATCACCGATGAGATGATGACTCTCATGATCGACCTATCGCAGAAGAAAGAGGTCAACCAGACCAAGCTTCTAGACACCGTGTATGCGATCAATGAGACCTTTCCAGATCTCAACTTCCACGACTTCATGGAGAACTTCCACGACTTCACTCCAGAGCACTGGTCTCTTGAGAAGCAGAAGCTGGTCAATCTACAAAAGAGACTGTTTGCGAGCTTCGACCCCGAAAACCAGAAACAGCAGCAGTGGTTTAGCGATAATAATAAGGTGCATGAGATCATCGCAGCGATCGTAAAGCTCTACAGCGAATCTACCACCTATGCGGTAAGAAAACAGGTTGCAGGATAAGAACGTGACAAGAACCTATCCGAATAAAATGCCCTATGAGATTTCGGAAGATTTTGAGACAAATCTCCTAAATTTTTCCGAAGGCAGTATTGGAGAAACTACAGCCGAGGAAAAAGTTAGGAGATTTGGCCAAAATGGCCGAAATATCGACGGGAATTTTATTCGGATAGGTTCAGATACGCAAGAACTCTACTCTATGGGATACGGCTGCTACCTCGCTGGTAATTTCGAGCAGGCCGATGCTCTCTTCTCTTCGCTTGTGCTCGCAAATCCGTATGAAGAGCGAAGCTGGAGGGGCCTGGCCTCGACAAAGCAGATGAAGGGGAGCTATCATGAGGCGCTGAGAGCCTGGTCTCTCGTCGCTCTCCTTGCGGAAAACGACCCGATGCCCCACTTCCATGCTGCCGAGTGTCTTACCAGCTTAAAAGAGCACACAGACGCGCTAAAAGCGTTAAATATGTCTGAACGTCTCTTGAAAGAAGAGGCCTCTGAGCTTAAAACGAAGATCGAACTGTTAAGGAGAGCCAATGGGCAGTGAATTCTCTAGCATCTCTCTTCAGCCCGCTCCTCTATTCCAGAGTAGAGAGACCTCTCTATCTCAGAGTGAAGTTCATCGCACTCCCCTTGACCAGACCGATAGAATCTATGAAGCAGGTCAAGCGCAAGAGGTGAGCTTCAGACCCTCGATGCCAGTATTAGAGGCACCTGGAGCATCTAAAACATCTCCAGCTTCTCTCTCCTACAATAGTGTTATCTCCCAGATTCTAGAAACCCTCTCACTAATGCACGCCACCGGCCACGAGATGCATCTCACCCAAGCGAGGGGTTTTGCAGTTGCTCAGAAATCGATTGAAGAGCTTCAACAGAAGGAGCTCGTCGAATTGAAAGAGTCAGCAGAAAGAGCGCAAACAAGTGATGCGTGGGGTGTTCTTCAGACAGTCGCCTCCTACATCTTGAGCGCTATCAATGCCGTGCTCGGCGTCTTTTTAATCACTCAGGGAAGCACGGTCGTAGGCGGGATGATGGTCGCTGCAGGCCTCATCGAAGTAGCGAACCTCGCCTTCTCCTCCTGCGGCTTCTGGAACTGGCTCGCCGACCAGATCGCCGGAGAAAATGAGGAACTTGCAAAACAGATTGTGGCGATTCTTCCGAGCGTAATTGGCCTCGTTGCCGGAGCTGTGGGCGCTGTAGGAACAGTGCAGCTCTGGAATATGCAGAACCAGTTCGACTGGGCAGAGCAGCTTCTTCTCATCAGCCAGACGGCTCTATCGCTAACTCAGGGCGTGGCCAGCATGGCAAAAGGGGTCACTGCTTATAAAGTTTCTCAATCAGAGATGCGCCAGATACTCATTGAAAAAGGGCTTGCTGAGTCCGAGCATCAATCAGAAGGGCTTTCAAACGGGATGAGGGAGATGATGCACATTCTCAGCGAGTGCACCTCTCAAGTCTCGAAAATCATTCAAACTTCCATGCACTCTTACCAGAGAGCAATACAAGGTTAATTAAGGAGAAATATATGGGCACAGTTCACGAGCTCAGAAAGGTCTACATAGAGCTATCTCAGGTCACTCGCAACATTCAATCCACACACACAGAGCTGTCGAGTGGCAGAATGGCGCAATTAAAGGGGCTCTTCGATGACCGGTCATGGAAGGTCTTCTGGCAGGGCATGAACGATGTCTGCTTCTCCCTTGGAGGCGGAGTCTCACAAATTACAGGTGCCGCAATCGGCGGCGACCTTAAAGACGTCCTAGAAGCCATCGGCAAAGTGCTTCCAAACGCGGGCCAAGCTGCAAACACATTCATTCGCAGTGAAGAGGTGCTTCTCGAAGGAGAGATCTCTGAAAATCGCGAGCATGTTAAGCAGATCCTAGACGGGCTTGAGCGCGATGCAACAGAGTCGCTCCGCAAGTTCGGAGAGGCGCTCGGACAGCTTGCGCGGGAAGAGGATCAACAATTCCAGATCCGCGGCTAGCTCAACAAAAAATCTACAAAGAGCAACAGGATATTGAGGATCGCCTGCGGCGGCATGATATGCAGGATAGCGGCCTCTTTCATCCTGTTTATCCTGCCGGCGCTTAGGCGCCGCTCCTCTCATCCTGTTTTTTCTTGAATTTCTGGCTTGTGATAAACTTCGATCTGATCGATCACTGGCCACCCC
Above is a genomic segment from Chlamydiales bacterium containing:
- a CDS encoding translocation/assembly module TamB domain-containing protein, which encodes MKKTRKFRRRLLAISAIGVGSIFLLISVFFASLQTESVREKIRKVATAYAKEKGVDLSIESIEGGLPFSWTIHKIVLKWSESESLKIEKAEIGFDFFALFRRAVSINSLLIREGVLSFSKASDVPAEEQMREALTSLSSLPWNIRIRTLKAPHFQVVNRASDKSASYDLSANVLIKNRGRFFSLLFKLSGTNSASLFLQGQREEISGNLTIDLNETELLSPFFTLPQNEKLSLPWHAASSFTLIPEKRMQVKVASLELESQIGKARGENLLLIDRKIQEGALSFEIPDLKLLSPFQGSMQSKVVISEGKLEGRLESSNFRVVGGLILPISAQVTATQSDEIWRGRVDLTAKHSSLLISAESLFNLTREGALNFEEILIRAPETQLGGSLSLHLAPIAMSGSLFGHSLNLSHFRPLFPKAALEGSAGLECRFISAIDDGTSRELGQQLQLHLQLRELHVGALQATDLSIDGKASHLFGNPAAVATIEAEQLRYRDAKISSLSASTSFEEEAGSFEVSSAGEWEESFELNAAGKWKSAPEGVELTMEKLSGFMRKNAFFLKQPFTCAFGGETFKVSDFKLHGGQGFLEGDLLLNEQQSSIRLAAEHFPLELLALPKVTFKGPATFDGYLQGTREKIEGRASLVLEEAVLSQQGKRDPLRTKGTLLANVDSNQLQVHAHLRANGEQFLELTATLPLEYGLSPYFIRINREKPIASELTVEGEVEEIFDFMSAHTQRATGKLSARLFLSHTLASPRLFGSIEVENGSYENYFIGTDLREISAAASASGRSLDILFAKGKDAQGGTIDARGVVYLQPDKRFPYRFEADLTACRFINFDTISAQFTGPVVMEGDLNGALVKGTLNIAQANLNIPERLPMDLPVLPMTFINEPPHIQAFDLPPIFPLKLDLNLSAPGKIYIRGKGLNSEWQGDVHLKGTNMIFTGSGTLTLVKGEYEFAGKVFELTQGEVAFTDKANLSSHLNLTGTLALNETTIFAHLRGPVLSPTLTFESLPHLPTSSLLSLILFNKDISEISPFQAIQIAQTIVSMSGGAGPNVLEAIRKSLGVDRLSIISGQEGSDSVSVQIGKYLTRGVLVTLVQGTSSSQVQVEVDLKNGFVLIAETQEEEEGKFTLKWNKNY